A single region of the Strigops habroptila isolate Jane chromosome 3, bStrHab1.2.pri, whole genome shotgun sequence genome encodes:
- the PHLDA1 gene encoding pleckstrin homology-like domain family A member 1: protein MLESGCKAVKEGVLEKRSDGLLQLWKKKRCILTEEGLLLTPPKQQPPQQQQQQQPQQPPLPAEPTAKIKELHFSNMKTVDCVERKGKYVYFTVVMAEGKEIDFRCAQEQGWNAAITLQMVQYKNRQAILAVRSTRQKQQHLAQPHGPRLRSASNSA, encoded by the coding sequence ATGTTGGAGAGCGGCTGCAAGGCGGTGAAGGAGGGAgtgctggagaagaggagcGACgggctcctgcagctctggaagAAGAAGCGCTGCATCCTCACCGAGGAGGGGCTGCTCCTCACCCCCCCCAAACAGCAGccgccgcagcagcagcagcaacagcagccacaACAGCCACCGCTGCCGGCCGAGCCGACGGCCAAGATCAAGGAGCTGCACTTCTCCAACATGAAGACGGTGGACTGCGTGGAGCGGAAGGGCAAGTACGTGTACTTCACAGTGGTGATGGCCGAGGGGAAGGAGATCGACTTTCGGTGCGcgcaggagcagggctggaacGCGGCGATCACGCTGCAGATGGTGCAGTACAAGAACCGCCAGGCCATCCTCGCCGTCCGCTCCACCcggcagaagcagcagcacctggcGCAGCCCCACGGACCGCGCCTCCGCAGCGCCTCCAACTCCGCATAG